In Lepidochelys kempii isolate rLepKem1 chromosome 10, rLepKem1.hap2, whole genome shotgun sequence, a single window of DNA contains:
- the LOC140918009 gene encoding uncharacterized protein yields MQSSSAQVTMMESQNRKRAPAWTEREVRDLIAVWGEESVLSELRSSFRNAKTFVKISQGMKDRGHNRDPKQCRVKLKELRQAYQKTREANSRSGSEPQTCRFYDELHAILGGSATTTPAVLFDSFNGDGGNTEAGFGDEEDEEEEEVVDSSQQASGETGFPDSQELFLTLDLEPVPPEPTQGCLLDPAGGEGTSAACVSMITGSSPSQRLVKLRKKKKRTRDEMFSELMLSSHTDRAQTNAWRQIMSECRKTQNDREERWRAEESKWRAEESKWRAEDRAEAQMWRQRDERRQDSMLRLLQDQTRMLQCMVELQQRQLEHRLPLLPLCNQPPSSPSSIASIPRRPRTRWGGLRPTSHSTTEDCPKKRRLSFNKF; encoded by the exons atgcagagctcatcagcacaggtgaccatgatggagtcccagaatcgcaaaagagctccagcatggaccgaacgggaggtacgggatctgatcgctgtttggggagaggaatctgtgctatcagaactccgttccagttttcgaaatgccaaaacctttgtgaaaatctcccagggcatgaaggacagaggccataacagggacccgaagcagtgccgcgtgaaactgaaggagctgaggcaagcctaccagaaaaccagagaggcgaacagccgctctgggtcagagccccaaacatgccgcttctatgatgagctgcatgccattttagggggttcagccaccactaccccagccgtgttgtttgactccttcaatggagatggaggcaatacggaagcaggttttggggacgaagaagatgaggaggaggaggaggttgtagatagctcacagcaagcaagcggagaaaccggttttcccgacagccaggaactgtttctcaccctagacctggagccagtacccccggaacccacccaaggctgcctcctggacccagcaggcggagaagggacctctg ctgcatgtgtttcaatgatcacaggatcttctccttcccagaggctagtgaagcttagaaagaaaaaaaaacgcactcgagatgaaatgttctccgagctaatgctgtcctcccacactgacagagcacagacgaatgcgtggaggcaaataatgtcagagtgcaggaaaacacaaaatgaccgggaggagaggtggagggctgaagagagtaagtggcgggctgaagagagtaagtggcgggctgaagacagggctgaagctcaaatgtggcggcagcgtgatgagaggaggcaggattcaatgctgaggctgctgcaggaccaaaccagaatgctccagtgtatggttgagctgcagcaaaggcagctggagcacagactgccactgctgcccctctgtaaccaaccgccctcctccccaagttccatagcctccatacccagacgcccaagaacgcggtgggggggcctccggccaaccagccactccacaacagaggattgcccaaaaaaaagaaggctgtcattcaataaattttaa